The Flavobacterium psychrotrophum region TTATCCTGCGCAAGTGAAGAAAAAGCTATGAACAAAGTAAGGGCTAAAAATATTTTTTTCATAACCGTAAAGTTAGCAAATATTATGCCTGCTAGCAATCGCTGTTCAACAGATGTAAGGTTTTACAGCTAATGGAAAAGTTACCATAGTGTTAGTTAAAAGTTTCTTCATTTAAAAACAGTTGGTTATATTTGAGTAAAACCGCTACACCTCTATTTATGAAAAAGAGACTTACAGTATTGCTTATTTTGTTTACAGGCCTTTTGCTTGCACAGCATAATTACCCCACGCCACCCGATGCTAAAACACGTTTGTTTTACATACAGCATAGCAATAACCATAACACTTTTGTGTATGATGCTAACCTTACGGGCAAAAAACTCAATACGGCCGATCCTGTGGCAGTATATCGCTTAACTTATACAAAGGGAGGTATTAAAGAAGAATTAAGCAACGTGCAGCGAAAAATGGCTTATGGTGTAACTGTAGTGAGTACCGAGCCGGGGTCATGCTCTTTTACGCTGGCTGCTTATCCTGCAAAAAAAATTTATGTGCATCTTGAAAAAGATGGCAAACCGGAAGCTACTGTAACTGTAAATGGCAAAAATATACTGCTTAATAAAATGTTTTTACTGGCAAATAAGCTGGGTACTACTGTTGAGTATATTGACTTTTATGGCAAAGATACTGCAACCGGTAAAGAAGTTAAAGAGAGGATGTATATAAAGTAGTTATTGAGCTACTAAGAAGTTTAGCATCTAAACAGCTTAAACAAAAAAAACTCCCGCTAATGCAGGAGTTTTGAGTAAGTAAGATAAATATGTTGATTAGACGTATCGTTTATTTCTTAACCTGGTTTACTATTGCAGTAAACGCTTCAGGGTGGTTAGCAGCAAGGTCAGCAAGAACCTTACGGTTTAGCTCGATACCTGCAGCTTTAACATTACCCATGAATTGAGAGTAGCTCTGGCCATGTAGCCTTGCACCAGCGTTGATACGCATGATCCATAGGGCACGGAAGTTTCTCTTTTTTTGTTTACGGTCACGGTAAGCATAAACCATTGCTTTTTCTACCGCGTTTTTGGCTACTGTCCAAACGTTTTTACGTCTTCCAAAGAAACCTTTGGCTTGCTTAAGAACCCTTTTTCTACGGGCCCTAGATGCAACTGAATTTACTGATCTTGGCATAATCTTTAATTGTTTTTGTAGCAGGCGCCCCAAATTATTAACGGGAACTTAAAAGCCATACTCCAGGGTTATTTTAAATTGTTTTAACCGAACGGCAATTTAGCGTAGGCCTAATTGCTGTTGAACGCTTTTCTCATCTGTCTTGTGAACTAGAGTAGCGTGTGTAAGAGCTAACTTACGTTTTTTAGACTTTTTAGTCAGGATGTGACTTTTGAAAGCGTGCTTTCTTTTGATCTTTCCTGAACCAGTTACCTTGAATCTCTTCTTAGCGCTGGATTTAGTTTTCATTTTAGGCATTTTCTTCCTGTATTATAATTTATCTTACTTACTTTATTATAAAGTTATAATGTTTTAAAGTTGAAAGTTATAACGTTAACAGGCTACACATAAGTGCCAACATTTAAACTTTATGACTTTCAACTTTAAAACTAAACTTATACCTTTTTCTTTTTAGGTGCGATGAACATAATCATCCTTTTACCTTCAAGAACCGGCATTGCCTCAACTTTACCCCACTCTTCAAGATCGGTAGCAAGTTTAAGCAGCAATATCTGCCCTTGTTCTTTATAGATGATACTACGGCCTTTAAAGAAAACGAATGCCTTTAACTTAGAGCCTTCTTTAAGGAACTTTTCAGCGTTCTTGCGCTTAAAGTCATAATCGTGCTCATCGGTTTGCGGGCCGAAGCGTATTTCTTTAACGACTATTTGTGTAGCCTTGGCCTTAAGCATCTTGTCGCGCTTTTTTTGCTCGTACAAAAATTTCTTATAGTCCATGATCTTACACACAGGCGGCTCAGCATTTGGAGAGATCTCCACAAGATCAAGCTCCTGCTGTTCTGCCCACTGCATGGCCTGAGATGTTTTATAAACACCCGGCTCAATGTTCTCGCCCACAAGTCTTACCTCGGGTACGCGAATGTAGTTATTGATCCTGTGCGGATCTTTTTTTTCTACGCGGGGTTGTGGCCCCCTGTTGTTTCTTATAGCTATGGCTCTAAAATTTTAAGTTTATACTTAGAATGGTTTCAATGTTTTGTCTATCTCTTGTTGCACAAGTGCGGCAAAAGCCTCAACGGTCATAGTTTGGTTCGACTTGCCTGAGTCGCCGTGACGGCGTACAGATATCGTTCCGTTTTTCTCTTCTTCCTCACCTACGATAAGCATAAACGGAAGCTTTTGTACTTCTGCTTCGCGTATTTTCTTGCCAATCGTTTCGTTTCGGTTGTCGATTTGGGCGCGAATTTCGTGATTTTCCAGCAATTGCAAAACTTTTTTAGCATAATTTTCATATTTCTCGCTCAAAGACAATATGATAGCCTGCTCCGGCATTAGCCAAAGCGGGAAGTTTCCGGCTGTATTTTCAAGTAATATCGCTATAAAGCGCTCCATAGAGCCAAACGGCGCACGGTGAATCATTACCGGCCTGTGCAGCTCATTATCAGCACCTTTATATGTCAAATCAAAGCGCTCAGGCAGGTTGTAGTCTACCTGTATGGTTCCTAACTGCCACTGGCGACCCAGGGCATCCTTAACCATAAAGTCCAGCTTAGGGCCATAAAAGGCCGCCTCGCCATATTCTACTACAGTGTTAAGGTTCTTATCCCTTGCAGCGTTAATAATCGCATTCTCTGCTTTCTCCCAGTTTTCGTCAGAGCCAATGTACTTTTCACGGTTTTCCTGGTCGCGAAGCGATATCTGCGCGCTAAAGTTTTCAAAACCAAGCGAACCGAATACATATAGTACAAGGTCGATTACTTTTTTAAACTCTTCGTCAAGCTGATCTGGCGTACAGAAAATGTGCGCATCATCCTGGGTAAACCCACGAACGCGTGTTAACCCGTGTAGCTCGCCACTTTGCTCGTAACGGTATACAGTGCCAAATTCAGCATAACGCTTCGGCAGGTCTTTGTAAGACCATGGCCTGGTATTGTATATTTCGCAGTGGTGCGGGCAGTTCATTGGCTTCAGCAAAAATTCCTCACCCTCGTTAGGTGTGTGTATCGGCTGGAAGCTATCTGCGCCATACTTAGCGTAGTGACCCGATGTAACGTATAATTCTTTTTGCCCTATGTGTGGTGTAACCACCTGCTCATATCCGGCTTTCTTTTGTGCTTTTTTCAAAAACTGTTCCAAACGGTCGCGCAGGGCAGCACCTTTTGGTAACCATAGCGGTAATCCCTGACCCACTTTTTGTGAGAAGGCAAACAGTTCAAGCTCTTTACCCAGTTTACGGTGGTCGCGGCGCTTGGCCTCTTCCAGTAGCTCCAGGTACTCGGTAAGGTCTTTCTGTTTAGGGAAAGAAATACCGTATACGCGGGTAAGCTGCTTGTTCTTTTCGTCGCCGCGCCAGTAAGCACCGGCTACGCTCATAATTTTAAAGGCCTTTATAATGCCGGTGTTAGGTATGTGCCCACCGCGGCAAAGGTCAGTAAACGTTGCGTGGTCGCAAAAGGTAATGGTACCGTCTTCAAGATTTTCGATAAGCTCGGTCTTGTACGGGTTTTCTTCTGCTTTATAAAATTCAAGCGCCTCGGCTTTAGTAGCAGAACGCATGGTAAATTCAAATTTTCCACGGGCTATTTCAAGCACGCGGTCTTCTATAGCTTTAAAATCTTTATCGGTAATGCTCTGGCCATTAAAGTCTACATCGTAGTAAAAACCGTTATCAATGGCAGGGCCAATGGTAAGCTTAATGCCCGGGTACAGTTCCTGTAGAGCCTGTGCCATAACGTGTGAAGTAGAGTGCCAAAAGGCTTTTTTGCCGTCTTTATCGTTAAACGTATACAGTATAAGAGAACCGTCGGTGGTTAGTGGGGTTTTCGTTTCAACTGTGGTACCATTAAAAGATGCAGAAATCACGTTTCTTGCAAGTCCTTCACTAATGCTCATGGCAACATCCAGGGGAGTAACCCCGGCGTCGAAATTTTTTACCGAACCGTCCGGCAGTGTAATATGTATCATTAATTTAAAAATTTATAGTGTGCAAAGATAGCTTTTTTTAGGTTGGGTTGGTGCGTTAATTTGATGATTTGGTTATTTGTTTTTTCCTGCGAAAAAATGGTGTTTTCTTTGGGGAAAAGGGAACGCGGATTGTGGGTATGAGTGGGTCTGGTGGTGCAAATGTTTCACATATATTATTAGTTAGGTTCTTTTAGCCTTATTTTATATTTTTTGACTTTGCTCTTGATTATGACCAAGCTATTCCTGTTTTCTATAACTTCTGCTAAATTTGATATATAGGGTTCAAGTATTTCAATCTCATGTTTGCCAATTTCCACATCTATATTGCAGATATTTAATGTTTCTGAATTAATATAGTCTATTATTAATGGTGTAGCTTTATTGTCATCATTTATATTAATAAGTTCTTGAATTGCTTTTTCCGATTTAGTAATTCTACATTTTACTTCAATATCTTCCTCGTAGAGAAGCTCTCCATATTTAATCACTTCTCCTATGCAATTTATGTGATCAACAAATTCATCTGTAATATTGTCAATTGAAAACTCGGGGAAATTTAAATGATGGTGATGTTCAATTATCTTAAGATTTTCAAAATATCTTAATATTGAAGAAGAATGTAAATGAAAAGGTTCAAAAAAAGATAAACTTTTCGTAAAGGAATTTCCACCGTGAAAGCGAACTGTTACATCTTGACCTGAAGTGATTCCGCTTAAAGTTTTAAAGAATTGAATACCATCTCTTAGAGTATATTTCTCATTTAATCTATACGAAACTTTAATTTTCATTTCAGGCTCAGTACTATCGGGTTTTGGGTTAGCATCTAAGAGTAATAAACCTGCATTTAAGAGTAACCTCATTTCAATCTTGTGTTGTGAGCTATAGACTTCTACATCTTGACTAAATATTTCATATCCATTAGTAAAAGATAAATCAATTTTTAATATAGATGTAGGCTTACTTTTTAGTTTTAATCGTCCACTATCATTGTCAAGAATTTTAATTCCGGATTCACTAGTTACACGAAATTTTGATAGATTATCTTCATTAATTTCAACTGTGCCAAATTCCTTGCCTGAAAAAAAATTCTCTAAATTTTTGTTCTCATTTAAGGAAAAATCAATGTTATATTTTAAAGTACCATTCTTACCTGAAATTGATTTTAAAGCATAAGATGATTCACTACTCTCAATATTTACTTTTAGGTTGTTTGATGTGGTAAAACTTCTAAACGTGTCGGGTGTAACTATTTGATTTTTAAAATCTTGAAATATGTTTTCTTTGATGTTACTAATTAATTCAATAATGAATTCTTTTCCAGTCAAATTTATATAGTGAATTCCTTTTTGTATTAACCAATTTATCTTACTTTGTGGAAGGTTAGGGGCTATAAAAAAAGCCTCCTTACGATTTAATGATAATCCTTCTGCGATTTTATCAAACACGACCTGTATATTGCTATCCTCTAAATTATACCCTAGGAATAAAATATTTTTACTAGCGATGCATGCCTTAACTGATGTCCATAAAATATTATTTTCTAGATTACTTTTGAAAAACTTATTGTAATCATCTTTTGTTATTATAATACTATCGGGGTCTGATAGGTCACCATGAATTTTATAAATATGTACTTTATTTTTGTCTAAATAAGGTATGTGTTTAGAATGAAAAATTTTTTCAGATCTTCCATGATATGCATTTTCAAACAAAGAATCGTAGTTGGTTGTGACTATAGTTTTAAAATGAGGTATTGATGCAATTTGTTCATGTAAAAAAGTCGTGAGAGGAGTATAATCCTTGAAGGTTTTATTTAGAATATTTATTAAACTATTTCTGCTACTTAATTTTAATCTACAATATTCTTCAGTCAAATCAGTTAGTGGAAGATTTTCATTAATATCAGTTTTCTCAGATTGACTTAAATCGTTTAAAATAATATTCTTTAATTCTGTTCCGGATGGGTATCCCGCATACAATGAAAGACCTGCGCCAGCCCATAAAATTACATCTTCACTTCTAATATGTTTAAATAAATTTTCTTTAGGCATATCTTAATTTTTAACTAAGATATCATAACAATTGAATAGTTGAAAAAAGAGTTATTAACATTAATTGTCGAATAATCACTTTAATCGAAATATCCCATGATCCCGCCACCCACTTCATGCTCATACGCTACATCATATTTTACCACGAAAAAACTCCCGCTAAATGAAGAATAAAAACAACCCCTTCAATTACAAAATCAAAACTCCTCCAATACACTCTTAACCCTATTGACATACCCACCACCAAACGCCCACACATTAAACAGAAGCGGGTAGAGCTGGGCACACTTGTTGTGCCGTGCTCTACAGGGCCAGTTTCGCTCTCTGTACCACAACTCGTCCCCTTAATTCTACAGTTCGGTAATACTCTTTTTAAAAGGAGAAGTTTTGTGTGCACCTTTGCTTTATCAAAATACAACAACCTTTTAAAACCTGAAATTATGATACGCATTATTACCACCATCTTTCTATTTGTATGCAGCCTTGTAAGCGCACAGTCGCAGTACGAAACCGGCATGAAAAAAGCCTTTACACTTTGGGGTGAAGATAAGCCTGCAGAAGCATCGGCTATGTTTGAGCGTATTGCCGCTGTAGAAAAAGACAACTGGCTACCTCAATATTATGTAGCACTTGTAAATACTACCGAAGCCTTTAAAATAAAAGACCGCGAAAAAATAGCTGCATTGCTTACCAAAGCCCAAACGGCGCAGGATAACGCCGTTGCCATTGCCGCAGATAATGCCGAGCTACTGGTTATGCAGGCTACCATATACACCGCCTGGGTGGTTTTTGACCCGATGACCTATGGTATGAAATACAGCAAGAAGATTAACGAACTATATACTAAAGCGCAACTGCTCGACTCTAAAAATCCACGTGCTGTGTTTGGCAAGGCAGAGTATGCACTGGGCTCTGCGAAGTACTTTGGTAATGACACAAAACCAATTTGTGCCGAGGTAGAACGTTCTGTAACACTTTTTGCTAACTTTAAGCCAGAAACGCCATTTGGTCCGGACTGGGGTAAAGAGCGTGCCGAACAGACACTTAAAGACTGTGGTAAGTAGGCAGAAAGGCAAAAGCCATAAGTAAGAATAACGGATGAATAGTATAGTAAAAGAGTTTTTAAAGGCGCTGGGCCTGGGCATTATCATATTTGTGGTGTTGCTGCTTATTAATGTTGTTAATGGCTATAATGTAGTGCTGGACTATAGTTTGTTCTTACAGCTCTTTTACATCGTGATTTATACGCTTGCCCTGCATATGGCTAATGCCGGGGTGGTTTTGCTTACCGACCGTATTTTAGGAGGCCGCCGCATAGGTATAAAGCGTTTACTAATTGGCTTTGTAGCATCGTTTGTAGTGTCGGTGCTTATCATCTTTTTACTGCGAATGTTTGAAGATGTAGTGATGGAGGGCAAAACCATATCGCAGTATTTTGCCGAGGAGCGCATTTCAAATTTTTATGTTGCCATTGCCATTACGCTGGTCATTACGCTTTCGCTGCACATCTTCTACTTCTACAAGAACTATCAGGAGAACCGTGTAAAGCAGCAAAAGATTATAGCGGGTACGGCTTCGGCAAAGTTCGAAACGCTGAAAAACCAGATAGATCCGCATTTTTTGTTCAACAGCCTTAATGTACTGAGTTCGCTTATTGAAGAAAACCCTGAAAATGCACAACGCTTTACTACATCGCTCAGCAAAGTGTACCGTTATGTACTGGAACAAAAAGACAAGGAGCTGATAAGTGTTGCAGAGGAGCTGGCTTTCGCCAAAACGTACATGAACCTCTTAAAGATGCGCTTTGAAAACAGCGTGTTTTATGAAGTGCAGGAAAACCTTACCAATCATGATGCCATGGTGGTGCCTTTATCGCTACAACTGCTGCTTGAAAATACCGTAAAGCACAATGTTGTAAGCCAGCAAAAGCCATTGCGCATAAGGATATTTGAACAGAACGGTTATTTAGTAGTGCAAAACGATTACCAAAAGAAAGAGGTACTACAGGATCGCCGTGGCGTTGGGCTGCAAAACATCATCAGCCGATATGCAATTGTTACTGCCCGAAAGGTGCAGATAGAACAGGACGAAAAACATTTTACCGTAAAATTACCAATGCTTACCAAACAAGTTACCATCATGGAACCCGTATATACCGAAAACGAAACCCGTTATTATAAAGCACAGAAAAAAGTGGAAGAGATTAAAGGCTTTTATGGTAATCTCTTGTCTTATATAGTTGTTATCATTGGCCTTGCCATACTTAACTTTATGACAAGCCCCGGGCACTGGTGGTTTTTATACCCTGCGCTGGGTTGGGGCTTAGGGGTGGTGGCACACGGTATGAGCGTGTTTAATTATATGCCCTTTTTAGGCTCAGGTTGGGAAGACCGAAAGATAAAAGAGTTTATGGAACGGGAAAAAAACAACAGGTGGAAGTAATTTATTAAGATTAGTATTTCAGTCCTGGTGTTCAGTGTAGATAGCGATTTTGTCATCCTGAGCGCAGCGGAGTCGAAGGATCTCGCACTTCCGACTCTAAATAAATTAATAAAGCATCGTCATTATGGAAAATTATAACGAACAGGATGCCTATAAAAGGGCACGCAAAAAAGTAAGGGAGATAAAAGGGTTTTACATTAACGTGGTGTGTTACTGCACCATAATCCCGATACTGATATATGTTAACCTGACATTTGTGCCGGAGTTTCACTGGTTTTGGTTCTCAGCACTGGGTTGGGGTACAGGGTTAATGTTTCACGGTTTTAGCGCTTTTGGAATAGTTCCGGGTTTT contains the following coding sequences:
- a CDS encoding DUF4833 domain-containing protein — translated: MKKRLTVLLILFTGLLLAQHNYPTPPDAKTRLFYIQHSNNHNTFVYDANLTGKKLNTADPVAVYRLTYTKGGIKEELSNVQRKMAYGVTVVSTEPGSCSFTLAAYPAKKIYVHLEKDGKPEATVTVNGKNILLNKMFLLANKLGTTVEYIDFYGKDTATGKEVKERMYIK
- the rplT gene encoding 50S ribosomal protein L20 translates to MPRSVNSVASRARRKRVLKQAKGFFGRRKNVWTVAKNAVEKAMVYAYRDRKQKKRNFRALWIMRINAGARLHGQSYSQFMGNVKAAGIELNRKVLADLAANHPEAFTAIVNQVKK
- the rpmI gene encoding 50S ribosomal protein L35, which produces MPKMKTKSSAKKRFKVTGSGKIKRKHAFKSHILTKKSKKRKLALTHATLVHKTDEKSVQQQLGLR
- the infC gene encoding translation initiation factor IF-3, translated to MAIRNNRGPQPRVEKKDPHRINNYIRVPEVRLVGENIEPGVYKTSQAMQWAEQQELDLVEISPNAEPPVCKIMDYKKFLYEQKKRDKMLKAKATQIVVKEIRFGPQTDEHDYDFKRKNAEKFLKEGSKLKAFVFFKGRSIIYKEQGQILLLKLATDLEEWGKVEAMPVLEGKRMIMFIAPKKKKV
- the thrS gene encoding threonine--tRNA ligase, whose protein sequence is MIHITLPDGSVKNFDAGVTPLDVAMSISEGLARNVISASFNGTTVETKTPLTTDGSLILYTFNDKDGKKAFWHSTSHVMAQALQELYPGIKLTIGPAIDNGFYYDVDFNGQSITDKDFKAIEDRVLEIARGKFEFTMRSATKAEALEFYKAEENPYKTELIENLEDGTITFCDHATFTDLCRGGHIPNTGIIKAFKIMSVAGAYWRGDEKNKQLTRVYGISFPKQKDLTEYLELLEEAKRRDHRKLGKELELFAFSQKVGQGLPLWLPKGAALRDRLEQFLKKAQKKAGYEQVVTPHIGQKELYVTSGHYAKYGADSFQPIHTPNEGEEFLLKPMNCPHHCEIYNTRPWSYKDLPKRYAEFGTVYRYEQSGELHGLTRVRGFTQDDAHIFCTPDQLDEEFKKVIDLVLYVFGSLGFENFSAQISLRDQENREKYIGSDENWEKAENAIINAARDKNLNTVVEYGEAAFYGPKLDFMVKDALGRQWQLGTIQVDYNLPERFDLTYKGADNELHRPVMIHRAPFGSMERFIAILLENTAGNFPLWLMPEQAIILSLSEKYENYAKKVLQLLENHEIRAQIDNRNETIGKKIREAEVQKLPFMLIVGEEEEKNGTISVRRHGDSGKSNQTMTVEAFAALVQQEIDKTLKPF
- a CDS encoding SIR2 family NAD-dependent protein deacylase: MPKENLFKHIRSEDVILWAGAGLSLYAGYPSGTELKNIILNDLSQSEKTDINENLPLTDLTEEYCRLKLSSRNSLINILNKTFKDYTPLTTFLHEQIASIPHFKTIVTTNYDSLFENAYHGRSEKIFHSKHIPYLDKNKVHIYKIHGDLSDPDSIIITKDDYNKFFKSNLENNILWTSVKACIASKNILFLGYNLEDSNIQVVFDKIAEGLSLNRKEAFFIAPNLPQSKINWLIQKGIHYINLTGKEFIIELISNIKENIFQDFKNQIVTPDTFRSFTTSNNLKVNIESSESSYALKSISGKNGTLKYNIDFSLNENKNLENFFSGKEFGTVEINEDNLSKFRVTSESGIKILDNDSGRLKLKSKPTSILKIDLSFTNGYEIFSQDVEVYSSQHKIEMRLLLNAGLLLLDANPKPDSTEPEMKIKVSYRLNEKYTLRDGIQFFKTLSGITSGQDVTVRFHGGNSFTKSLSFFEPFHLHSSSILRYFENLKIIEHHHHLNFPEFSIDNITDEFVDHINCIGEVIKYGELLYEEDIEVKCRITKSEKAIQELININDDNKATPLIIDYINSETLNICNIDVEIGKHEIEILEPYISNLAEVIENRNSLVIIKSKVKKYKIRLKEPN
- a CDS encoding 2TM domain-containing protein; translated protein: MNSIVKEFLKALGLGIIIFVVLLLINVVNGYNVVLDYSLFLQLFYIVIYTLALHMANAGVVLLTDRILGGRRIGIKRLLIGFVASFVVSVLIIFLLRMFEDVVMEGKTISQYFAEERISNFYVAIAITLVITLSLHIFYFYKNYQENRVKQQKIIAGTASAKFETLKNQIDPHFLFNSLNVLSSLIEENPENAQRFTTSLSKVYRYVLEQKDKELISVAEELAFAKTYMNLLKMRFENSVFYEVQENLTNHDAMVVPLSLQLLLENTVKHNVVSQQKPLRIRIFEQNGYLVVQNDYQKKEVLQDRRGVGLQNIISRYAIVTARKVQIEQDEKHFTVKLPMLTKQVTIMEPVYTENETRYYKAQKKVEEIKGFYGNLLSYIVVIIGLAILNFMTSPGHWWFLYPALGWGLGVVAHGMSVFNYMPFLGSGWEDRKIKEFMEREKNNRWK
- a CDS encoding 2TM domain-containing protein, with translation MENYNEQDAYKRARKKVREIKGFYINVVCYCTIIPILIYVNLTFVPEFHWFWFSALGWGTGLMFHGFSAFGIVPGFSKDWEERKLREFMEKENNIYKK